The following proteins are encoded in a genomic region of Musa acuminata AAA Group cultivar baxijiao chromosome BXJ2-11, Cavendish_Baxijiao_AAA, whole genome shotgun sequence:
- the LOC103972011 gene encoding scarecrow-like protein 27: MRGLPYHGQGKGVLEAAETILEGKQALFWVNKSPKLAIPEVAEPGSVLDHRSPSSPTSTVTLSSSLGSSGSSNSAGVAVVSENPANKWPLSDSGSGASGKEDWEAELQLIPAQLDTGFVAGGERCGLGVEDWEAMLTETSAASPDREQTSLRWIIGDVVDHSAAGLKQQQQQVLFSQGLVDFNGSNDGLGFGILDPGIGLESFGRIVDELSVSASIGSLPPLASNVITGGSFLLESSNGWVSPPSEITGVKGATFGHQTGSQLFSPLPLAGNSISQPVCLPPGSYLTDTMEDKPQLFGAGLLLTQPLATPSPSFFLGAGEVEHQQLPHLLVPTQPKRLHSIVDHVPPKLPFLEPGGTSDLFIHRQQSCPQQQQSTSFTLPHPQERLGKPKVAALGDDASAAMAAQQQQHHHQLQYALVDLLFEAARMVEARNFVGAHGILARLNHQLPSPVGKPLIRSAFYFKEALQLILSNRSNPHHRQSPFSSHPLTTQWDIVQKLSAYKAFSEVSPIIQFSNFTCIQALLEELSGSDRIHIIDFDIGFGGQWSSFMQELAQRRSSVSGSVWLLKITVLASDYSQNDLELQLIRENLSHFASDLNIPFEFNVHCLDSFDPSKLLGMGGEAVAVNLPVASANLSSMVLLCLVKQLSPKIVVSVDQGCELSGLPFLQYFLHAFQSSMVLMESIDASGTDQDMISKIERFLLQPRIESSILGRHRVDDKMVSWRAHFATTGFVPIRFSNFTETQAECLLKRVSIKGFHVEKRQASLFLCWQHNELVSVSAWRC, translated from the coding sequence ATGAGGGGTCTGCCCTATCATGGCCAGGGGAAGGGGGTTTTAGAAGCAGCTGAGACAATATTAGAAGGAAAGCAAGCTCTTTTCTGGGTCAATAAGAGTCCAAAGTTGGCGATCCCAGAGGTAGCGGAGCCAGGATCGGTGCTTGATCACAGGAGCCCCAGCTCTCCCACCTCCACCGTCACACTGTCTTCTTCCTTGGGCAGCAGCGGCTCCTCCAACTCCGCCGGAGTGGCGGTGGTCTCCGAAAACCCCGCCAACAAATGGCCCCTCTCCGACTCTGGCAGCGGTGCGTCCGGGAAGGAGGACTGGGAGGCTGAGCTGCAGCTGATACCAGCCCAGCTCGACACGGGCTTCGTTGCGGGAGGTGAAAGGTGCGGTCTTGGCGTCGAAGACTGGGAGGCGATGCTTACGGAGACTTCGGCGGCCTCCCCCGATCGGGAGCAGACTTCTCTTCGGTGGATCATCGGCGACGTCGTCGACCACTCTGCGGCCGGGCTTAAGCAGCAACAACAGCAGGTGCTCTTCTCCCAAGGGCTGGTGGATTTCAATGGCAGCAATGACGGCTTGGGGTTCGGGATTCTCGACCCGGGAATTGGGCTTGAATCCTTTGGAAGGATCGTGGACGAGCTTTCCGTCTCGGCTTCCATCGGCAGCCTTCCTCCTTTGGCTTCTAACGTAATTACTGGTGGTAGCTTCTTGCTCGAGAGCAGTAACGGCTGGGTGTCTCCGCCCTCGGAGATCACCGGCGTCAAAGGGGCCACCTTTGGCCACCAAACCGGTAGTCAGCTCTTCTCGCCACTGCCGCTGGCAGGCAACAGCATCTCGCAGCCGGTCTGTCTACCGCCAGGCTCGTACTTGACGGATACCATGGAGGACAAGCCGCAGTTGTTTGGCGCAGGCCTTCTTCTGACCCAGCCATTGGCCACCCCGAGCCCGTCCTTCTTCCTCGGTGCGGGGGAGGTGGAGCACCAGCAGCTGCCGCATCTCCTCGTCCCCACCCAGCCGAAGCGCCTTCATTCGATCGTTGACCATGTTCCGCCGAAACTTCCCTTTCTGGAGCCTGGGGGCACTTCGGACCTCTTCATCCATCGACAGCAGTCATGCCCGCAACAGCAGCAAAGCACAAGCTTTACGCTGCCTCATCCCCAGGAAAGGTTGGGGAAACCGAAGGTGGCAGCTCTTGGGGACGATGCTTCGGCAGCAATGGCcgctcagcagcagcagcatcatcaTCAGCTACAATATGCATTGGTTGACCTGCTTTTCGAGGCTGCAAGGATGGTCGAGGCGAGGAATTTCGTTGGCGCCCATGGGATATTGGCACGGCTCAATCACCAGCTCCCCTCCCCCGTGGGGAAGCCTCTTATCCGCTCTGCTTTTTACTTCAAGGAGGCATTGCAGCTAATCCTCTCGAATAGATCGAATCCCCACCATCGGCAGAGTCCGTTCTCGTCTCATCCCCTCACGACTCAATGGGACATTGTGCAGAAGCTCAGTGCTTACAAGGCCTTCTCCGAGGTCTCTCCCATCATTCAGTTCTCTAATTTTACCTGCATCCAAGCCCTCCTCGAGGAGCTCAGTGGCTCTGACCGTATCCATATCATCGATTTCGACATCGGTTTTGGCGGACAATGGTCCTCCTTCATGCAGGAGCTGGCCCAGAGGCGCAGTTCGGTGTCAGGTTCAGTGTGGCTACTTAAAATCACAGTTTTGGCCTCAGATTACTCCCAAAACGACTTGGAGCTCCAACTCATCCGGGAGAATCTCTCCCATTTTGCAAGTGACCTTAACATTCCCTTTGAATTTAACGTCCATTGCCTGGATTCTTTTGATCCCTCGAAGCTCCTTGGCATGGGAGGTGAAGCCGTTGCTGTAAACCTCCCTGTAGCTTCTGCAAACCTTTCTTCCATGGTTCTCCTCTGCCTTGTGAAGCAACTCTCCCCGAAGATTGTGGTCTCAGTTGACCAAGGGTGCGAACTGAGTGGCCTTCCGTTCTTGCAGTACTTCCTTCATGCTTTTCAGTCCTCCATGGTACTTATGGAGTCCATTGATGCATCTGGAACTGACCAAGATATGATTAGCAAGATCGAAAGGTTTCTGCTACAGCCAAGGATTGAGAGTTCTATTCTTGGGCGGCACCGGGTGGATGACAAGATGGTTTCCTGGCGAGCACACTTTGCAACCACAGGGTTTGTGCCCATTCGATTCAGCAATTTTACAGAGACACAGGCTGAATGCCTTCTGAAGAGGGTGTCGATCAAAGGATTTCATGTGGAGAAGCGCCAGGCCTCTCTCTTCCTTTGTTGGCAACATAATGAGCTTGTCTCTGTATCAGCTTGGAGGTGCTGA